AAGACGGATATTTCCTGAAATAGAATCGCTGACTGATTGAGTCAAGCCACAAAAGCATAAAATTCTTATTAGTAATATTGCGGGTTGCCATTTATGTCCAAGTATTAGGAAAACAAAGTCCGGAGCTATAGCAAACATACCTAACATGGCTGGAAAACTAACCATAGAAATAATTTTTACTTCTTTAATGTACGCATTACGTAATTTCTCAATATCATTTTGGATCCTAGAAAATGCTGGGAACATAACTTTTCCAATCACCCAAGATATGTTTCGTATTGGATACAACATAATTTTATATGCTAGTGCATAGTATCCTAATGCTTCTGCCCCTAAATACTTACCAATTAAAAGCTGGTCAACATTTCTCGCGAAATAATTTACTACGTTAAATCCTGTTAAGTTAGCGCTAAAATGAAAGATGTCTTTTATATCCTGTATCGCGAAAACAAATTTTGGTCGCCAAGTCGAAACTGTCCATAAAAGTATGGCATTTAGTAGAGTAAAAATTACTGACTGATAAACTAAACTCCACACGCCAAAACCATGGTACGCCAAGTAGATACCTACGATACCTGATATTGCAACCGCTAAAATATCGCGAATAGCAAGTTTTTTAAAATCCATTTCTTTTGAAAGAATTGTCTGCTGTATAATTACAAAAGAAGACAAGAAGAAATTAACCGATATTACTATTAGAATAGGCTGCAGCTCCGGCTTGTTATAAAACCATGCAATAATTGGCGAAACTGCAATAAAAACCAAGGTTAGAAGTACGCCTACGATAATATTAAACCAAAAGGCGGAATAATAATGTCTATCATTAGTATCTTGTTTCTGAATTAGTGCACTGCTGATTCCCATCTCACTGAAAATCATTGCAAAATTGATAAAGACAGTTGCCATCGCCAATAGGCCGAAATCATCGGGAGAAAGAAGGCGGGCAAGAATTATAGTTATAACTAATTGGCTTATCTGCTTTCCTGCCTGTGAAAATCCTGACCAGAATAAACCCTTTATTGTCTTTTCCTTAAGACTCACTACACCCTCTCGTAGATCGCCTTCGGAATTGCGAAAGTGCGGCTGCCGAGGATGGCGCCGAGGAAAACAGGTTTTGCCTTTGAGAGCACCTCGACCGCTTCTTTCGCGACCTGGCGGCGGGTGCGGCCTTCGTTAACCATGAACGCGACGCTGTCTACGTGGGAACTTAACACTATGGCGTCCTTCGACTCCCTCAGGTTAGCGCAGTCAAGGAATACCACGTCATATTTTTCCTTCGCGTGGTCTATCAGCACGCCCATCTTCTGGGATTCCAACAGGGAGCCGGGGTTTATATCCACCTTCCCTGTGGTCAGGACGAAGAGGTTGTCGGTCACCTTGTTGACGGCATCCTCGAAGGAAATATTTCCTTCGAGGACATCCACAAGGCCCCTAGTGTTGGCGATCTTGAAGGCCTGATGGATGGCGGGTTTCCGCAGGTTGGTGTCCATAACAAGGACCTTCGGCCTGCATTTGTTCGAGATGCTCCTGGCAAGGTTGACTATGGCTGTCGTAACGCCTTCCTTCGGATAGGCCGCTACTACCATTACGGACTTTAACTTCCTGTCTTTCAACTCAAAACAGAGCTGGTCTGAGATATGCTCGTAGTCGTGCGGTTTCGGCTTTCTGGGTATGGCCCCGAGGAATGGCATGCTGAGCACGTCCTCAATTTCCTGGGGGGACTTGAACGTCTGGTCCATGTAATCGAAACCGAACGCGAGCATGACGCCGAGGAAGATGCTCATAAAGAAAGCAAGGATGAGTGTGAGGACTTTCGGCAGGCCCGCCGGCTTTAACGGCGGTATCGCCTGCTCGACGATTTTTACGCTTGCCGGGCCGATAGCTTCGATATTCGGCAGGGGCTGGCCGTTCAAGCTCTTTTCCATCTGGGTGATGCTGTCTCTAAGCTGCATGACGGCCAGGTTCTTCTCGCCGTATTTCATCTGCATCTCTGCCAACTGCTGTTCGAGGTCAAAAATGACATACGAGCGGCTGATGATATTCGCGATTGCCGCGGCAATGCCCGGGTCAAAATCCCTGTATGTGATGGTAAAAAGGTTCGTGTCGCGGAGCGGTTCGACCTTTACATTGTCCTCCATATCTTTAAGGGCCAGCCGGAAGAGGATATTTTGCTTCTGCTGTTCCGCTATCTTCAGGTCGGTCGTTTTAGCGGTTATCTCGGCGAACTGTTTATTTAACGCGGCGACCTGCCAATCTATCATGGCTTGGCGCGGCGGGCTGGCAAACTTCTTCTCGAAATCGAGCGGCTTGAGGCCGACGGCTTTTAGCGCGCGCTCCATGACAGGGTTCGATTTGACTATTTCGCTCTGGGTGAGGGCTACCTGTATGTTCTGCATGCTAATAAGAGGGCTGTAGTACGGCGCCTCCGTCCCCTTCTGCGCCGTGACAAGCAACTTTACCGTCGCCTCGTAGGTATTCGTTTTCATCCAGAGCCCGAGCGCCACGACTACCGTCACCGTGACTATCGACGTGAAGACGACCCATTTCTGCCTGAAAAGGACCTTCAAATAGTCCCTAAGCGTAAGTTCGTCCATCTTAGCCTCCTTTAACAAGTTTTAGTTCTTAGTTGTTAGTTCTTAGTAAAAGCAAAAAACTAAGTTATAACCTCATCCTTATTGAACTGATCAAGCCGGAGATCATTTTTCCGACTTCGCTACCGGCATTCTCTACTTTCTCAAGCTGAGCGTCGTTGATCCATTTCTTTAGATGAAAAATCCTTAACAATGTGACAGTTTCAAACAAAGAGCCGCGGGCAATATGCAAAAACTGGAGAAACTCCTTTTTTGAATAGCGCCCTTTGCCTTCCGCTATATTTAAAGCTATGGAAGTTGAAGATGCCTCTAACTGCTCTATAAGCCGATAATGCCTGGGATCGGTGTTAATTTCTTCGGTAAGATCGATTACACTTTTGGCGAAATCAATTGCTTTCTTCCATACTTCCAATTCTTCAAAATTAAACGGCGATTTTCTCATCTGACAGAATGCGGAGAAATGCGCACAACCTTGCCATTCTTCCACACTGCCAGCGACCGGCCTGTTTTTTTGTGGCGCTCCACTACCTGCCGAATCGCTTTTTTCATAGCCGCTTCAGCCTTATCCTGTAAGGACATTCTCTTTTTCATATCTCACCTCAAAAATTTGTGTATGGTGTTAAACAGCTCCTGCTCGATCACTTCTTTATGACCGTTCTTTCTCTTCGCTATTAATACGGGTTTTGCCTTCGAATTATCGAACATCATCCATGAGTCAAACAATGGTTCATACACCTTAAAGAAGTTGTTGATGCCTCGAAAGAATCTCCTTCTAACATCCTCATCCGGAACATTATGTCCACCCTCCCTGACTCTGTCTTTAATGCGCTGAATTGCCAACTCGGGGCTTGGAATACATAAAAAGAAAAGATGGACGGCATACCCTTTCTTTTTCAATTCTGTAAGCGCTCTCGCGTAAGAAGTACCAGATAACGTTGTTTCAAAAGCAAAATCGGCGCCGAGGCCGCTAAACTCATGGATTTGCTGTAATACGAGTCTGCCTGCTTTGATGGCCGCGCTACGAGGCTCAAACGGAGCTAATCCAAGAGCAATAAGATCGGCATTTACAAAGTTAGGGCAATTTGCGTATTCCGGAAGAAATAACCTCGCTAAGGTCGTTTTCCCTGATCCGTTGGGCCCTGCGATTATATAAACATTCTTTTTCATATCATATCGTATGGCATGTTATACAGTATATTATAATGTATTATGTACACAAAATATAATGTGGACATCTTCTTCTTATCCACGCTAAGCTTATTAAACATATTAGGTTATAATTATACCACATTCTACTTGCCCTTGAGGCCGAAAACCGTAAACACGGTTCGAAGCAAAATAGCCGCGTCCAGCAGGAAACTCTGGTTCTCTATGTAAAAAAGGTCGTATTCCATGTTCTCGTGGATGGGCGACTTGCGGTGCTCGCTTATCTGCCATAGGCCGGTCATTCCCGGCTTTACTTTCAGGCGCTCTTTCTGTATCTCGTTGTATTCCTTAACGATGAATTCCATCTCCGGCCTCGGCCCTACAAGGCTCATATCGCCTTTCAGCACGTTTATAAGCTGCGGCATCTCGTCAAGGCCGGTCCTGCGGAGGAACCGCCCCACCTTGGTTATTCGCGGGTCGTTGGATTCTTTAGGCGAGAAGTCATACCTCGAAGACTCCGAGAACATCGTCCGGAACTTCATTATCTTGAAAGGCTTTCCTTCCTGTCCGGCGCGCTCCTGGCTGAATATGATCTTGCCCGGAGAGTTGAGCTTAATCGCCGCGGCTATTAATATCCCCGCGGGCAGGGTTATGATAAGCGCGGTAAAAGATACTATGATATCTATGGAACGCTTGAACTTCGCGTAAAGCGAATGGGGGCTGTACCTGCGCAGGCCGATGACCGGGATGCCCTCGATATCGTCCATCGAGATGAGGTCTATGGGCATATTATAAATATACGGGACGAACCTGAACAGGATATTCTTCCCGGCGCAGTAGTTCATCACGTTTAGGACCTGCTCGTAAGGTAGGTCCTGCTCTGCCATGAAGACGGCGCCTATCCGCTTCTTCTCCACGGTATCGGGCAATGTGCTTATCTCGCCCAGGATGCCTACGGGCCTAAAACCTATTTTCGGCGTATGGAGGAGTTTCGACGCGAGCCTCTTCGCCACTACCCCTGTCCCTATGATAAGCGTATTTGTGACGCCTATCCCCTGCTCGTGCCGGCTTTGTGTCCATTTGCGCAAAAGCAGCCGCTCTGGGGGCATAAGGCACATCATGAACACGAAGAAGAAAAAGAGCGACTTGTGCAGGCCGGCGACACCCGGGAACAGGAAGAATATAAGGAATACGAAAAGGAAACCGAAGAGTATCCCCCTGAATATCGAAATGGTTTCCTTGATATGCAGTATCCCGGTCTTCGCCTTGTAAAGCCCGACGCTCTTGAACACGAATATGAAATACGGCCCCATGAACGCGAATTCCGGGATGCTTACGCCCTTTTGCGCCCCGCCGATCAGGCCGGTCTTCACCGATGCCCAGATCGCGAGCGCGAGGCTCAGGTATATCAGCGCCAGGTCGCAGGCCAGTACCGTATACAGCTGTATTCTCCTGTTACTATCCATCAGTTCTTTCTTATTTTTTCCGTTGTGAACGCTTTTAGCGCGTCGTATGCGGGAAGTTTCTTGTAGTCCGATGTCATGAGCCCGAAGTCGAAGTCCTTCGGCATGCCGATCTCGGTCCCGCAGTCGCGCAGTGTATGCCAGAAGACCACCTCTATGCCCTGGTTGAAGAACATTTCATAGAATTTGGCCAGCATTTCCGCCTTGTCTTTCTCTTCCTTTGCCCGGTCGCCGCTCTTGAAGAAATCCGGCGTCGTCGAGACCTCGGTCACCCATATCGGCATATCCTTGCCTGACCATTTCACGATATTCTGCGTGTTAGTTATCGCCCTCTGGACATCCCAGGTGGACTTCGAATAAGCGTGTATGCTCATTATGTCAAAATAGCCGAAGGCGCCCTCTTTTATCAGGCCCTTCATAAAGGTATCGTCGAGCGGGTAGGCGATGCCGCCCACCAGGACTTTACATCCCGGGTCGCCCCTCTTCAGCCCCGCGTACATCTTCTTCAGCACTTCCGTATATTCTTTCACGTCGGGCTTGCCCCTCCAGAATATGAAGAGGTCCGGCTCGTTCCATGCCTCGTAATATTTTATCTTTCCCTTGTAATGCGCGGCCAGCGCCTCGCAGAACCTTTCGATGTCATTGAAGTCTTTTGCCGGGAAATGGTTCGTGCCTATGTCGAAATTGTTCACTCGCGCCGGCCCGCCGCTCGCGTTCCATTTCGCGGAGATCGGCACGGTGAAGAGGATGTCTATATCGTTGCGGCGCAGGGTATCTACTATCTTGTCCATCTTATCCCACGAATATTTCCCGCGCGACGGCTCGAGCTCGTCCCAGCAATCGGTGTTCATTCGGGTTATGCCGATATTCAGGTCCCTGGCGTACGGTATCTCTTTTTCATAGACTTCTACGGGAGCCCATACCCCGAGAACGCCGCCCATGTAAGTACCGAAATTTTTAGGCGAAAGTGGCGCGCTGCCGGAATTTTGCGGCGTGACTGCAGCCCCCATTATTAAAATTGCCGCCAGGAAATTCATCATACGAAGGTCCTCCATTTTCTTTCGCCGAGATACCTGGCGAAAAACCTCATTGCGCTTGCCGTGTGGTAATATTTCAGGATGTTGAACAGGCCGCCCGCGCTCTCGCGCTTATACGTGTGCGCAGCTTCGGCCTGCGGCACGTATACGACGCGCGAACCGGCCTTCTTTACGCGGTAGCACAGGTCAATGTCCTCGTAATACATGAAATGCCTTTCGTCGAACCCGCCCAGCTTATCGAGGAGCGCCTTGCGCGCGAACATAAAACTGCCGAGGACCCAATCCACGTCCATCGTCTTCGTGTGATCAGCGTCAACCATCAGGTAATCGTGTATCGGCTTCGGCGTCTTCCCGGGAAACAGTCCCCTGGCGAGAAATGTCGCCACCGTCGGGAAACGCCGGCATGAATACTGCAGGGTCCCGTCCGCGTTGACCAGTTTCGGACCGGCGATGCCAACGTCTTTATTTGCGTCCATGAACCCGGCCAGGGCCTCTATCGTGCTCCCGCCTTGGCGGAACTCTGCCTTCCTGAAGCGTATGTCGGGGTTGCAGACCAGGAAATATTTCGAGCGCGCTTTCCCGAGCGCGATATTATTAGCCGCGCCGAACCCTATATTTTTCTCGTTGAATACGAAATGCGCCCATTTATATTCTTCTTCAAGGCCGTGTATCGATTCCGCGGAGGCATTGTCAACGACCCATACTTCAGGGACAGTCCCCTGCGGGGACAGTCCCTTCAGCGAATCCAGGCAGCCGATCAGGTCCGCGCGGCTGTTGTAATTTACGATTGAAACCGTGAGATCCGTCATTTCGAGGACATCTCCGCCGCGACCTCGCGGAATGCCGAGAATACCTCGTCCACCTCTATCTTCTCAAGGCACTCGGGAGTGGCCCTTCCCCTGCATTTCGCCGGAAGTACCTTTATGCTGTTACAGAAGGAGCAGGGCAATCTCTTGAATACGACCCTGAGTTTTTCTTCCGACCTGTGGCGCGGCTTTATGATGTCCGCATCCATCGGGCCCGAGATGATGATGACCGGCACGTCGAGCGCCGCCGCGATATGGACCGGCGCGCTGTCGTTGCCGATGACGCATCGGCACCTCTTCACAAAACTGACCAGACCCTCGAGGGAAAGCTTGCCGGCGCAGTTGACGGCGTTTCCGCCGGAATTGTCGGCGACCTTGCCGCACTTTTTGGCATCAGCATCACTGCCGCATATTGCGGGCAAAAATCCCTCATCTGATATTTTTTTTGCCAGAAGCCCGAACTTTCCCGGCTCCCACTCCTTTGCCGCGAAGTTAGAACACGGGAATATGCCGACGGTCTTTTTGCCCGTGCCCATCGCCTTCAGCAGTCCCTCGGCTTCCTTCACGCCCGTCTCGGTCTCGAACAATTCCGGATGCGCTTCGGTCTTTGCTTCCTTATCGAAATATTTGACTATCTCCATGTTCCTTGACGACAAAGGCATCCCGCTCTTGTACGGCACTATGTCAGTCAACATGTATGCGCCGCCTGCGCGGTCGAAACCGACACGGCGTTTTATCCCGGCCATGAATAAAAAGAAGATATAACGCAGGTCGCCGCGCGGCTCTATCGCGATATCATAATTCTTTGCGCGGACCAGGGCGGCCGTCCGCATGCCCCTGTAAGGTATTATCTCCGCGACGTAAGGGTTCTTATTCAGCAAAGGCGCCGCTTCAGGCCTGACGAGCAGGCCTATCGAGGCGTCCCTGAAGATATTCTTCTTCAGTTCGCGCACGAGAGAGGTCGCCATTACCACATCGCCGATATTATCGACCCTCATGATGAGGGCCTTCTTTACGCTTCCGTGCGGCGGGAATTTTCTCGTGCCGCCCCTGAGCAGGTCCACCGCCAGCGCGAACGGCCTTAATATGATGTCCGCCGCTACCGCGAGAAACCTGTCTTTTTTATTCCGTATCTCATACATAGACATATTTAAGCAGTATCCTCATCGAGCGGATCTTCTTGCGCAATTCCGGTGACCCTTTAAAAAGTCCTTTAACTGACAACACAAAAAAACGCGCCGTCAGCCCGCCGAAAAGGATATCCTTGAATACTTTATACTTCCACGCGGGATTCCTCGTCCTGAAAAAATCCTTCAAACCCTCTATCTGGTATTTCGATACTTCTTCGCCCTGTTTCGACGTGCTCTGTTTCGAGATATGCATTATGATTGCGCCCGGGTAGAAGACCGACCTGTATCCCTTCTCTTTCAGGCGATAACAGAAATCCATGTCTTCGGCGTAGAGGAAATATTTCTCGTCGAGCCCGCCCATCTCTTTATAGATCTTCCTCGGCGAGGCGAAGCAAGCGCCGCAAAGCCAATCGACATCCGAGGCCTTCTTTAGCTTGCGGTTCATGAAAATTCCCGGCAGCCCGAATATGCGGCTCAGGAAGAAATATTGCGCGAACGCCGTCCCAAGGCCCGGGAAACGCCAGCCCTGTTCCCTTTGGAAGCTCCCGTCTTTGTTCAAAAGCACCGGCCCTGCCGCTCCGACGTCTTTCTCCGCGGTTTCCAGGAAATCGCATATTTTATCAAGCCCGCCGTCGAGCACTTTCGTGTCCGGGTTAAGCAGGATCACGTATTTCCCTTCGGCGGCTTCGACGCCGATGTTATTGCCTTTCGCGAAGCCGAAATTTTTGCTGTTCTTTATTACGACCACGGCCTTGAATTCCGCCTCGACAAGAGAGACGCTGTCATCGGAAGACGCGTTGTCGACGACGATCACTTCTAACGAGTGCCTCGTTGTCTCGCTGTAGACGCTCTCCACGCAGTCGCGCAGGAGCGCGCCCGTGTTCCAGTTAACTATTATGACCGAAAGGTCCTTAACCATTATTTTCCTTTATTACCCTCGCGGGGGAGCCGGCAACGACCTTGTTGTCCGGGACATCGTCAAGCACCAGGGACGCCGCGCCGACCGACACGTTATTGCCGACTTTAACAGTGGCGAGTATTTTCGCGCCGATATACATCGTTACGTTATCGCCGACTACCGGGCCTCCGTACCAGCCCTTGTCGTTCTCTTTTGTGCCGCCGCCGAAAACGTTCTGCCCGTATAACAACGCGTTCTTGCCTATCTTGGCGTGTATGATGTTGCCGACGAGGTGGCATATCACCAGCCCGGGGCCTATTTCCGACATCGGGGAGATATCCAGCCCGAAAAACATTATGTTAAGCACGTAAAAGAATTTCGATACCAGCCCGAGGCGCTTGCAGAAGAAATAATGCGAGAGCCGGTAGATGCTTGTCGCCACCGATATATGCGAGAAGAGGCCCGCGAGCAATCCGAAGAACGAAGTGCTCTTGCGCATGTATACGCGCCGACGGCGGTTATCCTCCCATATATACGAGAACAGCTGGAATAACGTCATTTAGCCCTTTCGTACATGTTTGCACCCGGCGTAACCTTGCCCATCACCCTCGCCGGGGTGCCCGCGACTATCGAGCCGGCCGGGATGTCCTTGAATATGGTCGCCCGCGAGAGGATCCAACAGCCATCCCCTATGGTGACCGGCCCCAGTATCAATATGTCCACGCCGAACTGGACGTTATTGCCTATCACGGGAAGTCCGGGGCCCGCCCCGGCATCCGCGCTTGACCCGTCACCTCCTGCTTTAAGAGCGCCGGCGATGACCGCGTTCTCCCCTACGTTACCTGTGATCGCCGTGGCAACGGGATGAAAAAGGATAAAACCCTTCCCTATCTCGGCCCTTGGATTCAGGTCCGTCCCTGTAATCATGATGCCGATGTTCTGCATAAGCCTGCTTATGAGCCGGATGTTGAGACCGTCAAACCAGTGCGCTATCCTGTAGATACAAATCGCGCAAGTCCCCGGAAGCAGCAAAAAGCTCAGCAAAGAGGTGATGCCGGCCTTCTTGTGGTTCAGTTTCAGCCAGAAAGTGTAATCGCCCCACATATTGGCGAATGTTCTGTCGAGAGTCGTCCTTTTTTTCATTTAACCGTAAACTCCAGTATCCTGTAATATGACAACCTGCGCGCCGGCGCGAACAGCGACAACAGCCCGTCCATCGATGAGAACAGGACGCGCGCCCAGTGCGCGTCCCCCAAAAAATATGAAGCGAACAGTACGAAGAAGACCGTCTCCGGAAAATGTACGCGCGCTTTCCCGAGATGCTCCTCCGCCTTGCGTATCCTTTCTTTTGTCAGCGGGTATTCCGACGGCGAGCTCTTCCTCAGTCCGAACACCGGCAATACCCTGCTCCTGAAGAACATTAGGAGCGGGTTATCACCCGAATTTTCGATGAATACCGCCTTACCGCCGCCCTTCAGGACGCGGCGTATCTCCGGCGCCGCTTTTTCTATATCTATATGATGCAGTATGAATGAGCCGAAGACCATATCGAACGATGCGTCCGCGAACCCGAGTTTCCCGCAATCCATAACGCGCGCGTCGATGGTTACGCCGTTTTTAGTTGCCCAGGATTTCGTCTTTTCAATATTGACAGGCGATATATCGATCGCCGTCACTTTCGCGCCCCTCTTCGCGAGCCAGC
The nucleotide sequence above comes from Candidatus Omnitrophota bacterium. Encoded proteins:
- a CDS encoding MOP flippase family protein, with the protein product MSLKEKTIKGLFWSGFSQAGKQISQLVITIILARLLSPDDFGLLAMATVFINFAMIFSEMGISSALIQKQDTNDRHYYSAFWFNIIVGVLLTLVFIAVSPIIAWFYNKPELQPILIVISVNFFLSSFVIIQQTILSKEMDFKKLAIRDILAVAISGIVGIYLAYHGFGVWSLVYQSVIFTLLNAILLWTVSTWRPKFVFAIQDIKDIFHFSANLTGFNVVNYFARNVDQLLIGKYLGAEALGYYALAYKIMLYPIRNISWVIGKVMFPAFSRIQNDIEKLRNAYIKEVKIISMVSFPAMLGMFAIAPDFVFLILGHKWQPAILLIRILCFCGLTQSVSDSISGNIRLSTGNSKLHLKIGIGNAFITIISVIIGLNWGIYGVAYLYTLFSILWSIYTNYITLKIIKLKLSDYYYELIKPMALSITLILLLLIIKRLFS
- a CDS encoding Wzz/FepE/Etk N-terminal domain-containing protein — its product is MDELTLRDYLKVLFRQKWVVFTSIVTVTVVVALGLWMKTNTYEATVKLLVTAQKGTEAPYYSPLISMQNIQVALTQSEIVKSNPVMERALKAVGLKPLDFEKKFASPPRQAMIDWQVAALNKQFAEITAKTTDLKIAEQQKQNILFRLALKDMEDNVKVEPLRDTNLFTITYRDFDPGIAAAIANIISRSYVIFDLEQQLAEMQMKYGEKNLAVMQLRDSITQMEKSLNGQPLPNIEAIGPASVKIVEQAIPPLKPAGLPKVLTLILAFFMSIFLGVMLAFGFDYMDQTFKSPQEIEDVLSMPFLGAIPRKPKPHDYEHISDQLCFELKDRKLKSVMVVAAYPKEGVTTAIVNLARSISNKCRPKVLVMDTNLRKPAIHQAFKIANTRGLVDVLEGNISFEDAVNKVTDNLFVLTTGKVDINPGSLLESQKMGVLIDHAKEKYDVVFLDCANLRESKDAIVLSSHVDSVAFMVNEGRTRRQVAKEAVEVLSKAKPVFLGAILGSRTFAIPKAIYERV
- a CDS encoding four helix bundle protein — encoded protein: MRKSPFNFEELEVWKKAIDFAKSVIDLTEEINTDPRHYRLIEQLEASSTSIALNIAEGKGRYSKKEFLQFLHIARGSLFETVTLLRIFHLKKWINDAQLEKVENAGSEVGKMISGLISSIRMRL
- a CDS encoding zeta toxin family protein; the protein is MKKNVYIIAGPNGSGKTTLARLFLPEYANCPNFVNADLIALGLAPFEPRSAAIKAGRLVLQQIHEFSGLGADFAFETTLSGTSYARALTELKKKGYAVHLFFLCIPSPELAIQRIKDRVREGGHNVPDEDVRRRFFRGINNFFKVYEPLFDSWMMFDNSKAKPVLIAKRKNGHKEVIEQELFNTIHKFLR
- a CDS encoding sugar transferase; translated protein: MDSNRRIQLYTVLACDLALIYLSLALAIWASVKTGLIGGAQKGVSIPEFAFMGPYFIFVFKSVGLYKAKTGILHIKETISIFRGILFGFLFVFLIFFLFPGVAGLHKSLFFFFVFMMCLMPPERLLLRKWTQSRHEQGIGVTNTLIIGTGVVAKRLASKLLHTPKIGFRPVGILGEISTLPDTVEKKRIGAVFMAEQDLPYEQVLNVMNYCAGKNILFRFVPYIYNMPIDLISMDDIEGIPVIGLRRYSPHSLYAKFKRSIDIIVSFTALIITLPAGILIAAAIKLNSPGKIIFSQERAGQEGKPFKIMKFRTMFSESSRYDFSPKESNDPRITKVGRFLRRTGLDEMPQLINVLKGDMSLVGPRPEMEFIVKEYNEIQKERLKVKPGMTGLWQISEHRKSPIHENMEYDLFYIENQSFLLDAAILLRTVFTVFGLKGK
- a CDS encoding beta-galactosidase, which gives rise to MMNFLAAILIMGAAVTPQNSGSAPLSPKNFGTYMGGVLGVWAPVEVYEKEIPYARDLNIGITRMNTDCWDELEPSRGKYSWDKMDKIVDTLRRNDIDILFTVPISAKWNASGGPARVNNFDIGTNHFPAKDFNDIERFCEALAAHYKGKIKYYEAWNEPDLFIFWRGKPDVKEYTEVLKKMYAGLKRGDPGCKVLVGGIAYPLDDTFMKGLIKEGAFGYFDIMSIHAYSKSTWDVQRAITNTQNIVKWSGKDMPIWVTEVSTTPDFFKSGDRAKEEKDKAEMLAKFYEMFFNQGIEVVFWHTLRDCGTEIGMPKDFDFGLMTSDYKKLPAYDALKAFTTEKIRKN
- a CDS encoding glycosyltransferase family 2 protein; this encodes MTDLTVSIVNYNSRADLIGCLDSLKGLSPQGTVPEVWVVDNASAESIHGLEEEYKWAHFVFNEKNIGFGAANNIALGKARSKYFLVCNPDIRFRKAEFRQGGSTIEALAGFMDANKDVGIAGPKLVNADGTLQYSCRRFPTVATFLARGLFPGKTPKPIHDYLMVDADHTKTMDVDWVLGSFMFARKALLDKLGGFDERHFMYYEDIDLCYRVKKAGSRVVYVPQAEAAHTYKRESAGGLFNILKYYHTASAMRFFARYLGERKWRTFV
- a CDS encoding glycosyltransferase family 9 protein, with protein sequence MSMYEIRNKKDRFLAVAADIILRPFALAVDLLRGGTRKFPPHGSVKKALIMRVDNIGDVVMATSLVRELKKNIFRDASIGLLVRPEAAPLLNKNPYVAEIIPYRGMRTAALVRAKNYDIAIEPRGDLRYIFFLFMAGIKRRVGFDRAGGAYMLTDIVPYKSGMPLSSRNMEIVKYFDKEAKTEAHPELFETETGVKEAEGLLKAMGTGKKTVGIFPCSNFAAKEWEPGKFGLLAKKISDEGFLPAICGSDADAKKCGKVADNSGGNAVNCAGKLSLEGLVSFVKRCRCVIGNDSAPVHIAAALDVPVIIISGPMDADIIKPRHRSEEKLRVVFKRLPCSFCNSIKVLPAKCRGRATPECLEKIEVDEVFSAFREVAAEMSSK
- a CDS encoding glycosyltransferase family 2 protein; the encoded protein is MVKDLSVIIVNWNTGALLRDCVESVYSETTRHSLEVIVVDNASSDDSVSLVEAEFKAVVVIKNSKNFGFAKGNNIGVEAAEGKYVILLNPDTKVLDGGLDKICDFLETAEKDVGAAGPVLLNKDGSFQREQGWRFPGLGTAFAQYFFLSRIFGLPGIFMNRKLKKASDVDWLCGACFASPRKIYKEMGGLDEKYFLYAEDMDFCYRLKEKGYRSVFYPGAIIMHISKQSTSKQGEEVSKYQIEGLKDFFRTRNPAWKYKVFKDILFGGLTARFFVLSVKGLFKGSPELRKKIRSMRILLKYVYV
- a CDS encoding class I SAM-dependent methyltransferase; translation: MNEAEFWDKKSGGPVNYYKGLINNPDEKLYRLHVYALSLLGDAAGKRVLDMGCGTGGNSCWLAKRGAKVTAIDISPVNIEKTKSWATKNGVTIDARVMDCGKLGFADASFDMVFGSFILHHIDIEKAAPEIRRVLKGGGKAVFIENSGDNPLLMFFRSRVLPVFGLRKSSPSEYPLTKERIRKAEEHLGKARVHFPETVFFVLFASYFLGDAHWARVLFSSMDGLLSLFAPARRLSYYRILEFTVK